The following proteins come from a genomic window of Halorussus halophilus:
- a CDS encoding sodium-dependent transporter, whose translation MAQRETWTSRIGFIFAAVGSAVGLGNIWSFPFQTAANGGAAFLVVYLLAVFLIGFPTMMIEFVIGRRGEQNPVAAFEKIGYGNWSFTGGLGVFSSLVTLSFYSVVGGWVLSYIVGSATGAYFGDPGTYFGSVASGPTAIAAHAVFMAITIGIVASGVTDGIERATKVMIPAILVLLVGMAAWATTLSGASAGYEYYLSPDFGVIADNFASIVPPAMGQAFFTLSLGFSVMIAYSSYLGRDDSLPADGGAIVVVNTLVALLAGFVIFPIFFATGGAEGAGSGGAGTAFVALAGAFGSLPAGQIIGFVFFAVLLFAALSSSISLLEVPVSYVTESYGYSRGTTAVVMGLAIALLGVPATFGTSWLGFYNDLVFNIFLPIAVLLFAVFAGWVANREAVDELGRGSSVGESFTTAWLWWIRIVVPIAVIVTLYLGVESLYTGLTSGAYF comes from the coding sequence ATGGCTCAACGAGAGACCTGGACGAGTAGAATCGGATTTATCTTCGCCGCTGTCGGGAGCGCGGTGGGACTCGGGAATATCTGGTCGTTCCCGTTCCAGACCGCCGCGAACGGCGGGGCGGCGTTCCTCGTCGTCTACCTACTGGCCGTCTTCCTCATCGGCTTCCCGACGATGATGATCGAGTTCGTCATCGGACGGCGCGGCGAACAGAATCCCGTCGCCGCATTCGAAAAAATCGGCTACGGCAACTGGTCGTTCACCGGCGGACTCGGCGTCTTCTCCTCGCTGGTGACGCTGTCGTTCTACAGCGTCGTCGGCGGGTGGGTCCTCAGCTACATCGTCGGTAGTGCCACCGGCGCGTACTTCGGTGACCCCGGCACGTACTTCGGGTCCGTCGCGTCCGGCCCGACTGCAATCGCCGCCCACGCCGTCTTCATGGCGATTACCATCGGCATCGTCGCCTCGGGCGTCACCGACGGTATCGAGCGCGCGACGAAGGTCATGATTCCCGCCATCCTCGTTCTACTGGTCGGCATGGCCGCGTGGGCGACCACGCTCTCCGGTGCGTCTGCGGGGTACGAGTACTACCTTTCGCCGGACTTCGGTGTCATCGCCGACAACTTCGCGTCGATCGTCCCGCCCGCGATGGGACAGGCGTTCTTCACGCTCTCGCTCGGGTTCAGCGTCATGATCGCCTACTCGTCGTACCTCGGCCGTGACGACAGCCTCCCGGCCGACGGCGGTGCAATCGTCGTGGTCAACACCCTCGTCGCACTCCTCGCAGGGTTCGTCATCTTCCCCATCTTCTTCGCCACTGGCGGCGCTGAAGGTGCAGGAAGTGGCGGTGCAGGGACCGCGTTCGTCGCGCTCGCCGGAGCGTTCGGTAGTCTTCCGGCAGGTCAAATCATCGGGTTCGTCTTCTTCGCCGTCCTGTTGTTCGCAGCACTGTCCAGTTCGATTAGCCTGCTGGAAGTGCCGGTGTCCTACGTCACCGAGAGCTACGGTTACAGTCGAGGGACGACGGCGGTGGTGATGGGTCTCGCCATCGCGCTCCTCGGCGTGCCCGCGACGTTCGGCACGTCGTGGCTCGGTTTCTACAACGACCTCGTGTTCAACATCTTCCTCCCCATCGCGGTCCTGCTGTTCGCCGTCTTCGCTGGCTGGGTTGCCAACAGGGAGGCCGTGGACGAACTCGGTCGCGGTAGTTCCGTCGGCGAGTCGTTCACGACGGCGTGGCTCTGGTGGATTCGAATCGTGGTTCCCATCGCCGTCATCGTGACGCTCTACCTCGGCGTCGAGTCGCTGTACACTGGTCTCACATCTGGGGCGTACTTCTAA